Proteins from one Xenopus tropicalis strain Nigerian chromosome 1, UCB_Xtro_10.0, whole genome shotgun sequence genomic window:
- the LOC116411721 gene encoding proline-rich protein 2-like, with protein MATGTKAPQPSSIPKGPQPSSIPKGPQPSSIPKGPQPSSIPKGPHTSSIPKGPQPSSIPKGPQPSSIPKGPHTSSIPKGPQPSSIPKGPQPSSIPKGPQPSSIPKGPQPSSILKGPQTSSIPKGPQPSSIPKGPHTSSIPKGPQPSSIPKGPQPSSIPKGPHPSFIPKGPHPSSIPKGPHPSSIPKGPHPSSIPKGPHPSSVPKGPQPGSISKGSQPSSIPKGPQPGSISKGPHPSSIPKGPQPSSIPKGPQPSFIPKGPHPSSIPKGPHPSSIPKGPHPSSVPKGPQPGSISKGPQPSSIPKGPHTSSIPKGPQPGSISKGPQPGSISKGPQPSSIPKGPQPGSIPKGPQPGSISKGPQPSSIPKGPKTSSIPKGASYFFYSQGASAFFYSQGASAWFHSQGASAWFHFQGASYFFYSEEASAWFHFEGASAFFHYQKASFLYSQGPASFLHSQGPPASLHSQGHSFTSALV; from the coding sequence GCGCCTCAGCCTTCCTCCATTCCCAAGGGACCTCAGCCTTCCTCCATTCCCAAGGGACCTCAGCCTTCCTCCATTCCCAAGGGACCTCAGCCTTCCTCCATTCCCAAGGGACCTCATACTTCCTCCATTCCCAAGGGACCTCAGCCTTCCTCCATTCCCAAGGGACCTCAGCCTTCCTCCATTCCCAAGGGGCCTCATACTTCCTCCATTCCCAAGGGACCTCAGCCTTCCTCCATTCCCAAGGGGCCTCAGCCTTCCTCCATTCCCAAGGGACCTCAGCCTTCCTCCATTCCCAAGGGACCTCAGCCTTCCTCCATTCTCAAGGGGCCTCAAACTTCCTCCATTCCCAAGGGACCTCAGCCTTCCTCCATTCCCAAGGGGCCTCATACTTCCTCCATTCCCAAGGGACCTCAGCCTTCCTCCATTCCCAAGGGACCCCAGCCTTCCTCCATTCCCAAGGGGCCTCATCCTTCCTTCATTCCCAAGGGGCCTCATCCTTCTTCCATTCCCAAGGGGCCTCATCCTTCCTCCATTCCCAAGGGGCCTCATCCTTCCTCCATTCCCAAGGGGCCTCATCCTTCTTCTGTTCCCAAGGGGCCTCAGCCTGGTTCCATTTCCAAGGGGTCTCAGCCTTCTTCCATTCCCAAGGGGCCTCAGCCTGGTTCCATTTCCAAGGGGCCTCATCCTTCCTCCATTCCCAAGGGGCCTCAGCCTTCCTCCATTCCCAAGGGACCTCAGCCTTCCTTCATTCCCAAGGGGCCTCATCCTTCCTCCATTCCCAAGGGGCCTCATCCTTCCTCCATTCCCAAGGGGCCTCATCCTTCTTCTGTTCCCAAGGGGCCTCAGCCTGGTTCCATTTCCAAGGGGCCTCAGCCTTCTTCCATTCCCAAGGGGCCTCATACTTCTTCTATTCCCAAGGGGCCTCAGCCTGGTTCCATTTCCAAGGGGCCTCAGCCTGGTTCCATTTCCAAGGGGCCTCAGCCTTCTTCTATTCCCAAGGGGCCTCAGCCTGGTTCCATTCCCAAGGGGCCTCAGCCTGGTTCCATTTCCAAGGGGCCTCAGCCTTCCTCGATTCCCAAGGGGCCTAAGACTTCCTCCATTCCCAAAGGGGCCTCATACTTCTTCTATTCCCAAGGGGCCTCAGCCTTCTTCTATTCCCAAGGGGCCTCAGCCTGGTTCCATTCCCAAGGGGCCTCAGCCTGGTTCCATTTCCAAGGGGCCTCATACTTCTTCTATTCCGAAGAGGCCTCAGCCTGGTTCCATTTCGAAGGGGCCTCAGCCTTCTTCCATTACCAAAAGGCCTCCTTCCTCTATTCCCAAGGGCCCGCATCCTTCCTCCATTCCCAAGGGCCCCCAGCCTCCCTCCATTCTCAAGGGCATTCTTTTACTTCAGCCCTGGTGTGA